GCAAGCAAGACGCGGACGGGAGAAGACGACAAGCACACCTGCTACTCTCAACTACTCTCAACTCTCACTAAAGTGCTCACTGGAAAGCTACAGTTTAGATACAATTATCGCTTCAAAAAAGTCATGATTATAGTTGAGAGTAGCAGTTGTCCTTGTCGCCTTCGCCCGTCTTTGTTTTGCATGCTGATTGTTTCACCTCGCCTGCATGCCTTGCTCAAATGATGGAGTGTAATTACAGTGCCGGTGTCTACGGGGTGGGGTGGGAAGGATGAGTGATGAGATGGTAAAGGAGCGGATATGGTCGAACTACAGCCGTGACACCGCGCAAAATCGTGAGGCCAGCGTGACAAGCTGTTCAAACCACAAACACGTTTCTTTTGCAagtttattttgttttgttcattTCAAGAGTACCCACCAACAGCCAAGCCCTAACTGAGTGTAGCACTCTACATGATAAAATAAAACACAGCGATAAATAACAATACAGAGAAAAGTTACAAGGCTATTCATTCTAGCACTGAACCTTGTACAGCATGCCTAGAGTCTCGCGCCGCCGCAAATATATCAATATCCTGGTCATCAATTCTGTTAAATATAAGTTTCGATCTAACTACAGGCGAAATATAGATAGAAACAAATATAGATGATTCACATAAAACAAACTTGCAGCTCTACATCTCCTAAATGGTGCAAGGAATCGTACAGTAGCGTGAAGATTCGGGCACTTAGCTACCCATTAACAACTTTAAACAAAAAGTATTAGCCAAACTCAGCCCTACGTCTTCCTAGAGTGGTTATTCCAAGCTTGTACAATATCCATAGAAACAGGTTctataaaaaaaattgtcataCCGAACGCAGTGCCTCTGGACTCCTTCAATTCTCGCTGATAGCTTACCATTGAAAAAATTCCATGAAACGAAAGCGAACTCTAGTTTAGATCTAACTAAGCATCTTGTATTACGTAAGCTTGTGTATTGTgttcataataaattttccATAACAACAACTAAGCTTCTATAGAGCGCTAACAAACATAACTTGTTTTCAAAAGGGAAATCTTCCGTGTTCGCAACACGGAAGATCATACCAAGTGAGCGCTTTGCTGACGCTACAATACTTGCAACATGCGTTTCCATCCTCAACGCAGAATCCCGCAACACTCCGCGATCACGCACTACACATACCCTCTCCACGCTGTCCCTACCTACTGAGTATATAGTCGTGTTTCACAGCGCCTTTCTTTCGTGTTGGGGTAATCATTTTCGTTTTTCTCGTGTTCAGTCGCAACTCATTATTAGTGCACCAGTGTACAATAACATTAATGACGTATTGTAATAGTAGTGCGTCACTGGACTGCTCGATCTTGCTGTAAGCTTTCAAGTCGTCTGCATATTATAAACACTCTGAATATTTCACATCACGCGCTATATCGTTGACGTACACTTTGAACAATAAAAGTCCTAAATATTTTAAAGTTTATTTAAAGTTTAAACGTATCTCGACGCATCATAATGTGCACCACAAAATTTTATTACGGCAGGACAAGGAAGAAGATTCCTGTTGattcctttgttttgttttgcaataaacctatattccccccctCCTGTTGATAATAATATATCTCTCGTGCTTGTGACTACATGTTACGCCGTAAACAGGTGGACTGGGGTGTTTTGCATTGCATTTGGAGCCGACTGAAATACATCTGTTTGGGATCAACGAGTCTCCAATATCACCCTTGAAACTGTAGTTCTTAACGGGTGTAGTTGCGCTAGTTAATTTGAACAGAGAATAGACGAGTACTGGTTCACCTGAACTTTCTTGCACATTCTTGAACGCACTCAGCCAAAACCATTGACGTTGACATTTTTTCGCCTTATTCGTCATTTACGTCGTCCCTTTTCAACGTTAATGCGCAATCCCATTAACCAGTAGCATTCCTACACCTTTCCGATGTttgctttgtattgttgacGTTTTGTTTTGCTTCTACCATGTTTAATCTGTCTTTGATCTTGTTGACGCACCATCAGGTAGACCTCACGATTGTTGATGGGTACCTTTCAAAGtaaactattattattataattattactattattatattattagtagtagtataAGGGTAAAACAAAGTAATTTAGTCCTTTGGGGCACTAGATGCATTGCCACAGCCATAATAAGTCCgtttcgggactaaatgcacggAGGTTATATACTCACAAAGTTTAAAGACTATTTGAGGACTAATacagggagtaattgcaatctagagTAATTGAAGCTGTAATTGCTGCAGAATTTAGTCCTTGCGTCCTATTTTGGATCGCTCTACACATTATCTCAGTTCTGACAACTCCTGTTATGACTTTTTTGTGTGGTCTTCACGCGTTGTGAATACGATTCGTCTCTATATTTacatgttctttctttttcttctttcctgttTAGGGAGAGTAGTGCGTGGTGCGGCGAGGGTAGCATGATCGGCGCTGCGGGAAGCCGGCATCTGAACCGTGGCAGGAGAGGATCATCGCCCAGTCTGTCTCCCCAGCTGCCGTTGGGCTACAGGAGGGCTTCCTTGACACCGCAGCCCGAAGAGCTGGACGAAGATGAAGATGCCGACTCCAACCCCGCGGCAGTACCAGCTACCCCCAGGGACCAACAGCAAGAAGAACAGGATGAAGGTGGTGGAGAAGGCACCACGTTGCTCCTGCCCGCTGTCACCGTACCACCGTCACCTGTCATGGCGGGCTCGGCTGATGGCCCCACGCCCGAGCCTACGACGCCGAGAGAAAAGGTGAGGCTTTTCGTTGTCTTTCGCAGAGTGCTTACATTGTTCGAAATACTATGAGTGTTTGTGGGCAGTGTTCGAACGTTGGCACCCAAACCGAACACTTTCTGCTGTGGACGTCCCAAATAGATCCAGTGGATGTCCGTCGGACATGTATAGGAGCTTCATAGATGGACTCCCCTGGCAGTATATCCGCAGGATGTCCAGTCGAGGCTGTTTGAGGGATTGTCCAAATCAGGTTCCCGACAGTATGTTACATGGAGCATTTAttaggaagagagagagagagagtaacgCGTGATGCAGTAGTAGTGCGAAAGTTCGACTTTCAATGGAcctgtagaggagatggtgttcctctacacgagtcctgagcggcgatgatggaatgtcccagtggGCATATGATCGTGGCCACACGCTAAGACGgtgccagcagaggcacgtcttcatcgtgcTTCACGGGCCGCCACAGATCAATGGAATTGAACACCAAAAGCTGTACGAAACACGACGTTATCTTCATGGAGAGTTAATACTCCTGACTTACAAGCAATTTCTCACTTTAGTGTTTCTTACGTACGTAATCGAATTAAGGTTACAGACACCTCACCCTTAATTTTGGCTCACAGGCCAACAGGATTCTAGAATAttgcggaagctcgcgagacaagcaattTGGGGTAAGTGGAGGTTTTAGGTGTAGGTATCAAGCGTGCTAACACGGTTGGACGACGATAATGTTTTCCTTGGGTCAGTTTGCGTCAGTCCGCGTCCTTCATAAGCCAATCCTTCATAAGCCAATCCTTCATTACCAACCTTCGGGAACTTCGGTTGTGTAGTAGCTGCGGAATTACAGAGCGTCACTTGCTGAGACAATTGGAGAACCGACACCCTCCAAATGCGTTTCACTTAAGTGTCACGGTAGTTTTAATATCTGTGCTACAAACACTAGGTAGGCTTATTTCTCTTTCGACGTAGACATTTTTGCGCTGGTGGAATGTTTAAACCCACGGGACTTCAGGAGCTGGACTACTCAGCCCTCTCGAATGGGTTGAGGGCAGCTGAAATTGCTTCAGAGGCATTTTGGGTAAAGCTCGAGCATGGTATACGGCACAAAGAAGATTATTTAGCGGTTTCGAGAAGAACAGCGGACCCTCTTTGCAAATACTACTCTGCCAATCAGATGATCGGGGTAAAGAGGCGAGGCAGAAGGAAGAACGTACCTTCTGTAGACATTGCTGGGTAATGGAAAGACGAGTGTCAatagtcggggggggggggggggctgaagaAAGGATTTTACGAAATGACTGATGCGAGATCGACACGTGTGGGGGAAATATTACAAAGAGGAGGGATAAAGTGCAGGATTTCCTGGTATAGGGCCCTTACATGATCTGTGGTTTCTAAGATGGAAGTTCGCTGTACAGTTTCTCCCTCGCGCTTCCAAGGCACCCCAGATTGAAGCAGTAAACTCGCTTGTGTATTCTTGCAAGCGCTTTCATCTGCTCGAGACTCTTTACATTTTACAGACAAGATTACTTAGACAACCTCTAAAAATCAATTCAAATAGCTCCAACGGGTAATAATAACTGGTCCCCAGCCGTACTTTAATTGCGAAATTCGACGAACAGTGATGAGAGAACCTCGTGTAATTTCCCTGTCGCAACCATAATTCCCGTGGCGTGTTTGTCCAGAACACACGACCGCTCCATTATCTTTTGTTTCTACGTACCCCATTAATTTCCTCTTGGGAAGCGTGTTCAAGAAACGCAAGCTTATGCTCGTTCGCGAATCGCGAACTTGCGAAAGCTCTTAATTGGAAGGCTGGCAGATTGGAAGGAAGCTCGCTAAACTAAGCTTTGAATAGCTGCAAGCGATATTACAAGATGTTTCGATATATAGTTTCGAAAcggtattttttgttttttgttcagCCTTTGCAATTAATTTAGTGAATGTTCAAAAAGTGCGACAGCTGGGCATCACAACCAGGGGCCTTCCGGTGCTTCCCTTCACATTGGTATGAATTGGTGGGTGGGCTTAGGGAGATAGAAGAAAAGAGGGAGGACGCGCTATCCGTTGACTCGGTTCTGCAAGTAGAACACAAAATCACACGCGCAGAAGAACATTTATTGGGTTACAAAATGTTGTATAGAAACTCGAGACCACCAATTTTATTCAAATAATTCTCGCAAAGTATTGTTCTTGGATGCGACGCGGAAGTTcgcattaattaattaattagattTAAAGAAATACTGCATGAAAATGCGCGCGATTTCGCTGCCGTTTGGAAATATTGTTGCTGCACCAGCGCCATCACTACAGGTGTGCGCGGGTATGTAAATTCGACCCGAACCGCACCCGCAGACACGGTCTCACAATCAGCACCCGCACGAGTTTTCGTGGAACTACCCGCACCCGCACCCACGGGTCGTGCGGGTATATCCGCAGACCCGCACTACAGGGGCGTGCAGCCGAGTTGCAAAAGTTACAGTACTGCAGCGCCAAGACGAAAAACACGAAAGCGTTTGTGGACGTTTAATCGCACTTTACAATCGGTACATCACATGCATGATACACAATTGTTGAAAGAATGGCCATCAAATTATCATAGAGTGCACTGGAATTAAGCCCAGTTTCCTCAATTCCACTGGCAACGAATTCCATCTTAGATCCAATAAAAGTTAGCTCCTGTTCACCATAGTTTGTGCGAGGCAACGCTTTCCTAAGATACATATCGTCTCTTCTAAGGGAATATATGGAACTAAAGCATGTTAAGTGGATAAAATGAGGAACATTAGAGTTATAAATAAGACGATGGATAAAGAGGCTAATTTTGTACGTAGTCAGAGTAAATACGTCCATGATTGATAGTATAGCGAAAATGCAAAAGTGATTGACGTATCTGGTTGAATATTTAGTACTGAGCGTATAGAGCACGCTTTTGTAGGATTAAAAGCGGATGAAGAGTGGTACGATAGGTGAACCCATACACTTCTAGACCATAGCTGATATGAGTGTATCACTGCATAGTACAGTCTAAGAAGAGCATTGATCGGAAGAAGACGTATTGTTTTAGCCAGGGCATGCAGCCCTGGTAGTAATTTGTGTCGAATATATATTCGATACGTGGTTGTGCCAACTGAGGTGTTCATCCAAAGTGACACCTAAGAATTTAGCAGTCTTCACTCTCTTAAGTGCAATTGATGAAAAGCAAACAGATAAGTGACATATTTAAAGACTGTTGGCTAGGGTGATACACAACACAGTTTGATTTCGTATAATTTGGAACTAACCTGGTGTGCGAGAGCCAGAACGATAGTTTGCTGAGGACAAAATTAGCTTCATGAAACAAGCCCTCAGGTGTGCTGCCTTCTACGAATATGTTGGTGTCATCAGCGTACAATGTGCAGTCTGTGGCTAAGAACTTAGGCAAGTCATTGATGAAAAACAGGAATGGACCCAAGGTTGAGACTTGTGGCACACCTACTTTGCACTCAGCTAAATCTGATCGGATTTTCCCAATGACATACTGCTTTCTTCCAGTCAAGTAACTTCGGAGCAGGCGCAATGGTACTCCTCTTATCCCGTATCTTTCAAGTTTCAGCAGCAACAGTTCGTGGTCAATTAGATCGAAGGCTTTCATTAAATCTATAAAAATACCCATAGTAAATGTCTTAGAATCGATGCACCTTTTAATTTTCTCAAGAACATTACTTAATGCTATTTCAGTAGATCTGCCCCTTCGAAAACCAAACTGAGATTCAGATAAAAGGTTGTGTTTGTCAAAATAATCTGTAAGCCTCCGTAAGAGGAGTGTCTCTATTGTTTTACTCAACGGTGAATGTACCGCTATCGGCCTGTAGCTAGATACCAGAAGCTTATCGCCCTTCTTATGCACTGGGACAACCTTGGCGACCTTCAGCCCTTGGGGGAAAAAACACCGGCTAGCACATCTGATAAATATGACTTAAACTGTTTTACGAACGTTACAGGAATGTTGTCTGGAGCTCTTGAGTGTTTCAACTTAAGATCTTGAATCACGCTCTCAACTTCTTGTGCACATTCCCATTTCCATGAACACCATTTCTATATGTACACCTAAGCAGAGCGCACATCCCAGCACCAATAACAGTGTCAGCGTCAGCAACACATGCATGCAAGCATTGACTGTGAGCtttcgatctgccggagggggctggggcacaacccccccccccccccattctggGGTACTCGTCCCCATACCAGgcacagaggtcgggcagggtgtcTGGGATTCCGTGCCACGAGGCAAATTTTTACAAGACTGGAAGCGTTTCACGTTCACTCGCATGAAGCATGCGATTCGTCAGATATCACTCGAAACGTTCATTTTGAATGCCACCGGGGTGGCTTCTCGGAGGGGAACTCGCCGCCCGGGAATGTTCGGGGGGGGAGTGGTGCTCAGGCCCCCTaacagtcggcgcctatgcatGCAGGCCCGTGAAACCTGCAGTAGTTCATAGGCAAGTTCATTAAAAGTAACACTTTAGCACGCGCATCAATGCCCGTCGCTGGGAAGCCAGTCCTGGAATTCACGCATGGCACAAGTACATTCCACAAGCACACATTCGGAATGCGCCACATCATCAGGTTAACAATACCCGAAGAGCATCGATCATATTTCCCCTCGTTGTTTTGAGCCATGTTTGCTCGCCTCGCACGTGTTTCGGGAGGGGGTTTCAGGGCCACAAACACCGCTGCCATTAACTCGATCGCTCTCTCACGTGCCATTACCTCGCGCACGCACCTGTGCTCGAGCGACTGCATTTCCGAGCcatcacaaaaaagaaaatacgcgTCACGCGAGATCAAGCAATTTCCAACACCCCTTTGTCAGTGCTGCTTACGTTACTGGCAAAGTACGCTGTCCAGAACACGCTCGTCTGCGGAAAGCAGGCGCTTCGATCGCAGCGAGGCTGTAGAGGGCGCCTTTAGGGACAAAGGTGTGGTATAGAGGTGCTCGCGTTCGAGCCCTTTCAGTCTGAAAGGCGTTCACAGTAGACAGCCAAGCCGTCTCTTTCTTGCCACTACTCACGCAAACACAtgcaaaaagagagagaataatatttatttatgacGGCGGGGGTATATCATTTCATAGCTACTGCGTGGTTAATTTTATTATTTCTATCCTGATTTTAGACTAAGTAATGAAGCTCCTTTTCTGAAGCATTGACAGCTATAACAGAAAATAGAGAGTATTAGCGCGTCGTACGGCTATCGCCTTTgggtacgtaagggatagcgttggtggttatgcgcacgcgcaaagcataaagagagcttcgcgcattgcgcagagccATCACGCTATtctcttgcgtacgcaaaggcgatagcgtgcgatgCACTAAAAACTAATGTCCCGGCTGTACACGACAGCAGTGGCATCTCTGACGAACGTGTGGGTATCGTCGTACACGGTGTTCATTTTGATCGTAGGTGTCTTCGACGTCGACGCCACGAAGTCGTACGCGACGTCGTGCCCCATCACGGCTCTCGACGGAGCTTCCGGCTGGCGTCACCTTGGGGCGCCGCCGTGCCGTCACCACGACTGACCACAAGACCTGTGCCTTGCTCCACACCAGACTCAAGGGCATCCGCCTTGAAGACATAGCGTGAGTTCATGTTTCACTCCTTCACTGCAGCGCGCATGCGCGTGCAATCCCCTCTCTCGCAGAATCTacaagaaaaataaacaaacatacAAGCATCGATTATCGTCAGCTATACGATGGTGGAGCTATTCTCCAGGCACCGTTAGCGAATGACggtgaccagctcccgtggcatagtggttaggatgatcgctttccacggcgagactgggaggtcacacgggttcgaatcctgtcgccggctgtgctgtctgaggttttccctgggttttccgaagactttccagacgaatgtcggcacagtttggCCTGAAGTCGGCAAGGgccgcatactaacccccccccccctgtcccccactccttcctgctgtcctctctacatctgaccacgtctgtacgccgcttatagccacagttgtttcgcgaattaaaaaaaaagagtgacgGTGAGAGcatattaataaataaaaatctATAATAAGCGTATCAATCATGATTACGTCATATATCTAATGGCGTTCTTTTAAAGCGGGGTGTCTTGCGCCGTACTGCCCCGGTAATTCGCTGTGTCCGCACCCGTTCGTATTGGTCGTGTGCTCCAAGTGAATTTTTACTTCTCGGCGAACTGAGTAATGAATAATGCGAACAGTTTCCGAAATTTGGGTGCTTGCAAAATTGATCCGGTAAAAACTTTAGCGTACGCATGCTGCCATAGGAAAACCGCAATGTTTTTCATGAGGTCCAGGACTGAAGTGGCGAACGGATCACCTTCCTGAACCGTACGACAGGAACCGTataaaaatcgttcataaatgaGAATAAATAGACAGATTAAATATTTGTACACGCGCGAACGATCGCCAAGATCCTGAGATTATAAATATCATTTTATCGATTTTACTAAAATACCGTACTTTCGCAACCCAAATATCCCCACCACGGTAGATCTGACTATACGTACAAAGTTCCTCAAATTTTGTTTATGCTGAACAAGTGGTCCGATGCTCACAGAGTACTGTGTGTGAGGAGAAGTCGTATATAATTTGAACGTCTTACTGGCCACGTGATTTTACATAATCGTTCTGGAATAACAGGTCTGACGCTAAGTAGGACATCTCTATATATTTCTCCACTGCCATTATCAGCATCTAACAGCATGTCCTCTGAATGCGTTGTCTCGAAGTCTTTCTTCTCTTCCGCTTTGTATCATTCCATCGTTTTCGCATACAATCGAGCAACGGCGAAGGAAACTCTCTGTTCCATGTCTGTTGCAGAAGTAACGCCCGCAACAGCAAGTCCTCGCCTCAAATTCAATGAAATCTTACTGATCGAATCGATAACAGTAACAAATAAACTGCCCAGTTGAACGTACCTTGCAAGTACACAATAGTCAAGGGCGGGACAGCGTTGCCATGGCAACTTTCTATATTCGCGCACAACAACAGCGAGACGCTGCGttgaataaagaaagaaaataaaaaaggaa
This genomic stretch from Ornithodoros turicata isolate Travis chromosome 9, ASM3712646v1, whole genome shotgun sequence harbors:
- the LOC135369446 gene encoding uncharacterized protein LOC135369446 — translated: MSSFQRLPANLHVCRERRMQRKCARSVQQRSQPTESSAWCGEGSMIGAAGSRHLNRGRRGSSPSLSPQLPLGYRRASLTPQPEELDEDEDADSNPAAVPATPRDQQQEEQDEGGGEGTTLLLPAVTVPPSPVMAGSADGPTPEPTTPREKVSSTSTPRSRTRRRAPSRLSTELPAGVTLGRRRAVTTTDHKTCALLHTRLKGIRLEDIALSALSSAEASGGERRGFRGSDSPGGGGYGYGSGTFGVYGAGSGGGLRSDAMARRKAADPGVKGPSSLFLFSEDNFIRRHTKFFIEWPYPFVICECVLGIAGVSVFLFLLLCSSNTPSPVR